The following are encoded together in the Juglans microcarpa x Juglans regia isolate MS1-56 chromosome 2D, Jm3101_v1.0, whole genome shotgun sequence genome:
- the LOC121251015 gene encoding heat stress transcription factor C-1-like: MLAVYGMEANNVIAPFVMKTYQMINDPTTDSLITWGRANNSFIVIDPLDFSQRILPAYFKHNNFSSFVRQLNTYGFRKVDPDRWEFANEWFLRGQKHLLRNIVRRRQSRNSNTQGSKHEDVDDEEELVMEIARLKGEQKALDEELRGMNRRLEATERRPEQMMAFLHKVVEDPDIIPRLMLQKERTRRLMSEKKRRLMIPSASSSSSIKTEDEEEGTTQGVNSSSPETGFEIDNFREQSSPDNPTPGWFIQRQVMGSHSIAQEPFGCIAIDSPFLSAPTATTTGIGNSTAVSPPESNMSGYGNGSSGQVSLFTEMAAGVEASPPPPYPFSLFRGGF; the protein is encoded by the exons ATGCTCGCTGTTTATGGAATGGAGGCGAACAACGTCATCGCGCCGTTCGTTATGAAGACTTATCAGATGATCAACGATCCGACGACGGATAGTTTGATCACCTGGGGAAGAGCCAACAACAGCTTCATCGTCATCGATCCCTTGGACTTCTCGCAGAGGATCTTACCTGCGTATTTCAAGCACAACAACTTCTCCAGTTTCGTCCGACAGCTCAACACCTAT GGATTCAGAAAGGTGGATCCTGATAGATGGGAATTTGCGAACGAGTGGTTTCTCCGAGGCCAGAAGCACTTGTTGAGGAACATCGTGCGGAGGAGGCAGAGTCGGAATTCGAATACGCAAGGGTCGAAACACGAAGACGTAGATGATGAAGAGGAACTGGTTATGGAAATAGCGAGGTTGAAGGGGGAGCAGAAGGCGCTGGACGAAGAGCTTCGTGGCATGAACAGGCGTTTGGAGGCGACGGAGAGAAGGCCGGAGCAAATGATGGCGTTCTTGCACAAAGTCGTGGAAGACCCAGATATTATACCCCGCCTAATGCTCCAGAAAGAACGGACCAGGAGACTTATGAGCGAGAAGAAACGGCGGCTAATGATACCTTCGGCGTCGTCGTCTTCTTCGATAAAGACCGAGGACGAAGAAGAGGGAACAACTCAAGGCGTAAATTCGTCGTCGCCGGAGACTGGTTTTGAAATCGATAATTTTCGTGAACAATCGTCGCCGGATAACCCGACGCCGGGATGGTTTATCCAAAGGCAGGTGATGGGTTCTCATTCGATTGCCCAAGAACCTTTTGGTTGCATCGCCATTGATAGCCCCTTTTTGTCGGCGCCAACGGCCACTACTACGGGAATTGGAAATAGTACGGCGGTGTCTCCGCCAGAAAGTAATATGTCCGGTTATGGAAATGGGAGTAGTGGCCAAGTAAGCCTTTTCACAGAAATGGCGGCTGGGGTGGAGGCGAGTCCGCCACCGCCTTATCCGTTTTCTCTGTTCAGAGGTGGCTTTTAG